In Eschrichtius robustus isolate mEscRob2 chromosome 2, mEscRob2.pri, whole genome shotgun sequence, a single window of DNA contains:
- the PDE4A gene encoding 3',5'-cyclic-AMP phosphodiesterase 4A isoform X3, with amino-acid sequence MRSSAARRARPRPPALALPPAGPESLVHFSFSDEDTCWYPPGRSVSLEAENGPTPSPGRSPLDSQASPGLVLHAGAATSQRRESFLYRSDSDYDMSPKTMSRNSSVTSEAHAEDLIVTPFAQVLASLRSVRSNFSLLTNVPIPSNKRSPLGGPTPVCKATLSEETCQQLARETLEELDWCLEQLETMQTYRSVSEMASHKFKRMLNRELTHLSEMSRSGNQVSEYISTTFLDKQNEVEIPSPAMKDREKQQVPRQRPSQQPPPPGPRFQPMSQITGVKKLMRSSSLNDSSIPRFGVKTDQEELLAQELENLNKWGLNIFCVSDYAGGRSLSCIMYTIFQERDLLKKFRIPVDTMVTYMLTLEDHYHPDVAYHNSLHAADVLQSTHVLLATPALDAVFTDLEILAALFAASIHDVDHPGVSNQFLINTNSELALMYNDESVLENHHLAVGFKLLQEDNCDIFQNLSKRQRQSLRKMVIDMVLATDMSKHMTLLADLKTMVETKKVTSSGVLLLDNYADRIQVLRNMVHCADLSNPTKPLELYRQWTDRIMAEFFQQGDRERERGMEISPMCDKHTASVEKSQVGFIDYIVHPLWETWADLVHPDAQEILDTLEDNRDWYYSAIRQSPSPPPEEEPGGPGHPPPLDKFQFELTLEEEEEEEVSTAPGATEVQELSTAQDVFPAEEPLEVDGQDQSTEVEVEEMYLTQQADSADSVAKGQDASTPPDASVGCSSPPALSPESLPLPVLRTPPPPEEDPGLLGLPSTAAEVGAQKEDQAAKRACCACTGTSGEDPSTLPAPGGWGSAGGPT; translated from the exons ATGCGCTCCAGTGCAGCACGCCGGGCCCGACCCCGGCCCCCTGCCCTGGCACTGCCCCCCGCGGGCCCTGAGTCCCTGGTCCACTTCTCCTTCAGCGACGAGGACACCTGTTGGTACCCTCCAGGCAGATCTGTCAG CTTGGAGGCGGAGAATGGGCCGACGCCATCGCCAGGCCGCAGCCCCCTGGACTCGCAGGCGAGCCCGGGCCTCGTGCTACACGCTGGGGCGGCCACCAGCCAGCGCCGAGAATCCTTTCTTTACCGCTCAGACAGCGACTATGACATGTCACCCAAGACCATGTCCCGGAACTCGTCGGTCACCAGCGAGGC GCACGCAGAGGACCTCATCGTGACACCATTCGCCCAG GTGCTGGCCAGTCTCCGGAGCGTTCGCAGCAACTTCTCCCTCCTGACCAATGTACCCATTCCCAGCAACAA GCGGTCCCCGCTGGGCGGCCCAACCCCCGTCTGCAAGGCCACACTATCAG AAGAGACGTGTCAGCAGTTGGCCCGGGAGACGCTGGAGGAGCTCGACTGGTGTCTGGAGCAGCTGGAGACCATGCAGACCTACCGGTCTGTCAGCGAGATGGCGTCCCACAAG TTCAAGAGGATGCTAAACCGTGAACTCACACACCTGTCAGAGATGAGCAGGTCAGGAAACCAGGTCTCTGAGTACATCTCCACCACATTCCTAG ACAAGCAGAATGAAGTGGAGATCCCATCACCCGCAATGAAGGATCGAGAAAAACAGCAAGTGCCACGGCAGAGACCTTCCCAGCAGCCTCCGCCGCCTGGGCCACGGTTCCAGCCGATGTCTCAGATCACCGGGGTGAAGAAGCTGATGCGTAGCAGCAGCCTGAACGATTCCAGCATCCCCCGCTTTGGGGTGAAGACCGATCAAGAGGAACTCCTGGCCCAA gaattggaaaatctgaacaagtGGGGCCTGAACATCTTTTGCGTGTCGGACTATGCGGGGGGCCGTTCCCTCAGCTGCATCATGTACACGATATTCCAG GAGCGGGACCTGCTGAAAAAGTTCCGCATCCCGGTGGACACGATGGTGACATACATGCTGACCCTGGAGGACCACTACCACCCCGATGTGGCCTACCACAACAGCCTGCACGCGGCTGACGTGCTGCAGTCCACCCACGTGCTGCTGGCCACACCTGCGCTGGAT gccGTGTTCACGGACCTGGAGATTCTCGCCGCCCTCTTCGCAGCTTCCATCCATGATGTGGACCACCCTGGTGTCTCCAACCAGTTCCTCATCAACACCA ATTCTGAACTGGCGCTCATGTACAACGACGAGTCGGTGCTGGAGAATCACCACCTGGCCGTGGGCTTCAAGCTGCTGCAGGAAGACAACTGCGACATTTTCCAGAACCTCAGCAAGCGCCAGCGGCAAAGCCTGCGCAAGATGGTCATCGACATG GTGCTGGCCACGGACATGTCCAAGCACATGACCCTCCTGGCTGACCTGAAGACCATGGTGGAGACCAAGAAAGTGACCAGCTCGGGGGTGCTCTTGCTGGATAACTATGCCGACCGCATCCAG GTCCTACGGAACATGGTGCACTGTGCAGATCTCAGCAACCCCACCAAGCCGCTGGAGCTGTACCGCCAGTGGACTGACCGCATCATGGCCGAGTTCTTCCAGCAGGGCGACCGTGAACGCGAACGTGGCATGGAGATCAGCCCCATGTGCGACAAGCACACGGCCTCGGTGGAGAAGTCTCAG gTGGGTTTCATCGACTACATTGTACACCCGCTGTGGGAGACGTGGGCTGACTTGGTTCACCCAGATGCCCAAGAGATCCTGGACACTTTGGAGGACAACCGGGACTGGTACTACAGCGCCATTCGGCAGAGCCCATCGCCACCACCTGAGGAGGAGCCCGGGGGACCAGGCCACCCCCCTCCACTGGATAAGTTCCAGTTTGAGCTGAcgctggaggaggaagaagaggaggaggtgtCCACTGCCCCAGGTGCAACTGAAGTGCAGGAATTGTCCACCGCCCAGGATGTGTTCCCAGCTGAGGAACCGTTGGAGGTCGATGGCCAGGACCAGTCTACGGAGGTGGAGGTAGAGGAAATGTACTTGACCCAGCAAGCAGACTCAGCAGATAGTGTGGCTAAGGGTCAGGACGCGTCCACGCCCCCAGATGCATCTGTAGGCTGCAGCAGCCCCCCTGCCCTGTCTCCTGAGAGCCTCCCTCTGCCTGTCTTGAGGACCCCGCCCCCTCCAGAGGAGGACCCGGGCCTTCTGGGCCTCCCCTCCACGGCGGCCGAGGTGGGGGCCCAAAAAGAGGATCAGGCTGCCAAAAGGGCGTGCTGTGCCTGCACAGGAACATCGGGCGAGGATCCATCCACACTCCCAGCTCCTGGAGGGTGGGGGTCAGCTGGAGGCCCTACCTGA
- the PDE4A gene encoding 3',5'-cyclic-AMP phosphodiesterase 4A isoform X5, with translation MKRSRSVLSVARTGDERPRETPEPGRANMLGAALRRPRRRLSTGPGLGWAEPEPLDTGVPLPSRPTTLPLLIPPRISITKADSLEAENGPTPSPGRSPLDSQASPGLVLHAGAATSQRRESFLYRSDSDYDMSPKTMSRNSSVTSEAHAEDLIVTPFAQVLASLRSVRSNFSLLTNVPIPSNKRSPLGGPTPVCKATLSEETCQQLARETLEELDWCLEQLETMQTYRSVSEMASHKFKRMLNRELTHLSEMSRSGNQVSEYISTTFLDKQNEVEIPSPAMKDREKQQVPRQRPSQQPPPPGPRFQPMSQITGVKKLMRSSSLNDSSIPRFGVKTDQEELLAQELENLNKWGLNIFCVSDYAGGRSLSCIMYTIFQERDLLKKFRIPVDTMVTYMLTLEDHYHPDVAYHNSLHAADVLQSTHVLLATPALDAVFTDLEILAALFAASIHDVDHPGVSNQFLINTNSELALMYNDESVLENHHLAVGFKLLQEDNCDIFQNLSKRQRQSLRKMVIDMVLATDMSKHMTLLADLKTMVETKKVTSSGVLLLDNYADRIQVLRNMVHCADLSNPTKPLELYRQWTDRIMAEFFQQGDRERERGMEISPMCDKHTASVEKSQVGFIDYIVHPLWETWADLVHPDAQEILDTLEDNRDWYYSAIRQSPSPPPEEEPGGPGHPPPLDKFQFELTLEEEEEEEVSTAPGATEVQELSTAQDVFPAEEPLEVDGQDQSTEVEVEEMYLTQQADSADSVAKGQDASTPPDASVGCSSPPALSPESLPLPVLRTPPPPEEDPGLLGLPSTAAEVGAQKEDQAAKRACCACTGTSGEDPSTLPAPGGWGSAGGPT, from the exons CTTGGAGGCGGAGAATGGGCCGACGCCATCGCCAGGCCGCAGCCCCCTGGACTCGCAGGCGAGCCCGGGCCTCGTGCTACACGCTGGGGCGGCCACCAGCCAGCGCCGAGAATCCTTTCTTTACCGCTCAGACAGCGACTATGACATGTCACCCAAGACCATGTCCCGGAACTCGTCGGTCACCAGCGAGGC GCACGCAGAGGACCTCATCGTGACACCATTCGCCCAG GTGCTGGCCAGTCTCCGGAGCGTTCGCAGCAACTTCTCCCTCCTGACCAATGTACCCATTCCCAGCAACAA GCGGTCCCCGCTGGGCGGCCCAACCCCCGTCTGCAAGGCCACACTATCAG AAGAGACGTGTCAGCAGTTGGCCCGGGAGACGCTGGAGGAGCTCGACTGGTGTCTGGAGCAGCTGGAGACCATGCAGACCTACCGGTCTGTCAGCGAGATGGCGTCCCACAAG TTCAAGAGGATGCTAAACCGTGAACTCACACACCTGTCAGAGATGAGCAGGTCAGGAAACCAGGTCTCTGAGTACATCTCCACCACATTCCTAG ACAAGCAGAATGAAGTGGAGATCCCATCACCCGCAATGAAGGATCGAGAAAAACAGCAAGTGCCACGGCAGAGACCTTCCCAGCAGCCTCCGCCGCCTGGGCCACGGTTCCAGCCGATGTCTCAGATCACCGGGGTGAAGAAGCTGATGCGTAGCAGCAGCCTGAACGATTCCAGCATCCCCCGCTTTGGGGTGAAGACCGATCAAGAGGAACTCCTGGCCCAA gaattggaaaatctgaacaagtGGGGCCTGAACATCTTTTGCGTGTCGGACTATGCGGGGGGCCGTTCCCTCAGCTGCATCATGTACACGATATTCCAG GAGCGGGACCTGCTGAAAAAGTTCCGCATCCCGGTGGACACGATGGTGACATACATGCTGACCCTGGAGGACCACTACCACCCCGATGTGGCCTACCACAACAGCCTGCACGCGGCTGACGTGCTGCAGTCCACCCACGTGCTGCTGGCCACACCTGCGCTGGAT gccGTGTTCACGGACCTGGAGATTCTCGCCGCCCTCTTCGCAGCTTCCATCCATGATGTGGACCACCCTGGTGTCTCCAACCAGTTCCTCATCAACACCA ATTCTGAACTGGCGCTCATGTACAACGACGAGTCGGTGCTGGAGAATCACCACCTGGCCGTGGGCTTCAAGCTGCTGCAGGAAGACAACTGCGACATTTTCCAGAACCTCAGCAAGCGCCAGCGGCAAAGCCTGCGCAAGATGGTCATCGACATG GTGCTGGCCACGGACATGTCCAAGCACATGACCCTCCTGGCTGACCTGAAGACCATGGTGGAGACCAAGAAAGTGACCAGCTCGGGGGTGCTCTTGCTGGATAACTATGCCGACCGCATCCAG GTCCTACGGAACATGGTGCACTGTGCAGATCTCAGCAACCCCACCAAGCCGCTGGAGCTGTACCGCCAGTGGACTGACCGCATCATGGCCGAGTTCTTCCAGCAGGGCGACCGTGAACGCGAACGTGGCATGGAGATCAGCCCCATGTGCGACAAGCACACGGCCTCGGTGGAGAAGTCTCAG gTGGGTTTCATCGACTACATTGTACACCCGCTGTGGGAGACGTGGGCTGACTTGGTTCACCCAGATGCCCAAGAGATCCTGGACACTTTGGAGGACAACCGGGACTGGTACTACAGCGCCATTCGGCAGAGCCCATCGCCACCACCTGAGGAGGAGCCCGGGGGACCAGGCCACCCCCCTCCACTGGATAAGTTCCAGTTTGAGCTGAcgctggaggaggaagaagaggaggaggtgtCCACTGCCCCAGGTGCAACTGAAGTGCAGGAATTGTCCACCGCCCAGGATGTGTTCCCAGCTGAGGAACCGTTGGAGGTCGATGGCCAGGACCAGTCTACGGAGGTGGAGGTAGAGGAAATGTACTTGACCCAGCAAGCAGACTCAGCAGATAGTGTGGCTAAGGGTCAGGACGCGTCCACGCCCCCAGATGCATCTGTAGGCTGCAGCAGCCCCCCTGCCCTGTCTCCTGAGAGCCTCCCTCTGCCTGTCTTGAGGACCCCGCCCCCTCCAGAGGAGGACCCGGGCCTTCTGGGCCTCCCCTCCACGGCGGCCGAGGTGGGGGCCCAAAAAGAGGATCAGGCTGCCAAAAGGGCGTGCTGTGCCTGCACAGGAACATCGGGCGAGGATCCATCCACACTCCCAGCTCCTGGAGGGTGGGGGTCAGCTGGAGGCCCTACCTGA
- the PDE4A gene encoding 3',5'-cyclic-AMP phosphodiesterase 4A isoform X4 — translation MSPKTMSRNSSVTSEAHAEDLIVTPFAQVLASLRSVRSNFSLLTNVPIPSNKRSPLGGPTPVCKATLSEETCQQLARETLEELDWCLEQLETMQTYRSVSEMASHKFKRMLNRELTHLSEMSRSGNQVSEYISTTFLDKQNEVEIPSPAMKDREKQQVPRQRPSQQPPPPGPRFQPMSQITGVKKLMRSSSLNDSSIPRFGVKTDQEELLAQELENLNKWGLNIFCVSDYAGGRSLSCIMYTIFQERDLLKKFRIPVDTMVTYMLTLEDHYHPDVAYHNSLHAADVLQSTHVLLATPALDAVFTDLEILAALFAASIHDVDHPGVSNQFLINTNSELALMYNDESVLENHHLAVGFKLLQEDNCDIFQNLSKRQRQSLRKMVIDMVLATDMSKHMTLLADLKTMVETKKVTSSGVLLLDNYADRIQVLRNMVHCADLSNPTKPLELYRQWTDRIMAEFFQQGDRERERGMEISPMCDKHTASVEKSQVGFIDYIVHPLWETWADLVHPDAQEILDTLEDNRDWYYSAIRQSPSPPPEEEPGGPGHPPPLDKFQFELTLEEEEEEEVSTAPGATEVQELSTAQDVFPAEEPLEVDGQDQSTEVEVEEMYLTQQADSADSVAKGQDASTPPDASVGCSSPPALSPESLPLPVLRTPPPPEEDPGLLGLPSTAAEVGAQKEDQAAKRACCACTGTSGEDPSTLPAPGGWGSAGGPT, via the exons ATGTCACCCAAGACCATGTCCCGGAACTCGTCGGTCACCAGCGAGGC GCACGCAGAGGACCTCATCGTGACACCATTCGCCCAG GTGCTGGCCAGTCTCCGGAGCGTTCGCAGCAACTTCTCCCTCCTGACCAATGTACCCATTCCCAGCAACAA GCGGTCCCCGCTGGGCGGCCCAACCCCCGTCTGCAAGGCCACACTATCAG AAGAGACGTGTCAGCAGTTGGCCCGGGAGACGCTGGAGGAGCTCGACTGGTGTCTGGAGCAGCTGGAGACCATGCAGACCTACCGGTCTGTCAGCGAGATGGCGTCCCACAAG TTCAAGAGGATGCTAAACCGTGAACTCACACACCTGTCAGAGATGAGCAGGTCAGGAAACCAGGTCTCTGAGTACATCTCCACCACATTCCTAG ACAAGCAGAATGAAGTGGAGATCCCATCACCCGCAATGAAGGATCGAGAAAAACAGCAAGTGCCACGGCAGAGACCTTCCCAGCAGCCTCCGCCGCCTGGGCCACGGTTCCAGCCGATGTCTCAGATCACCGGGGTGAAGAAGCTGATGCGTAGCAGCAGCCTGAACGATTCCAGCATCCCCCGCTTTGGGGTGAAGACCGATCAAGAGGAACTCCTGGCCCAA gaattggaaaatctgaacaagtGGGGCCTGAACATCTTTTGCGTGTCGGACTATGCGGGGGGCCGTTCCCTCAGCTGCATCATGTACACGATATTCCAG GAGCGGGACCTGCTGAAAAAGTTCCGCATCCCGGTGGACACGATGGTGACATACATGCTGACCCTGGAGGACCACTACCACCCCGATGTGGCCTACCACAACAGCCTGCACGCGGCTGACGTGCTGCAGTCCACCCACGTGCTGCTGGCCACACCTGCGCTGGAT gccGTGTTCACGGACCTGGAGATTCTCGCCGCCCTCTTCGCAGCTTCCATCCATGATGTGGACCACCCTGGTGTCTCCAACCAGTTCCTCATCAACACCA ATTCTGAACTGGCGCTCATGTACAACGACGAGTCGGTGCTGGAGAATCACCACCTGGCCGTGGGCTTCAAGCTGCTGCAGGAAGACAACTGCGACATTTTCCAGAACCTCAGCAAGCGCCAGCGGCAAAGCCTGCGCAAGATGGTCATCGACATG GTGCTGGCCACGGACATGTCCAAGCACATGACCCTCCTGGCTGACCTGAAGACCATGGTGGAGACCAAGAAAGTGACCAGCTCGGGGGTGCTCTTGCTGGATAACTATGCCGACCGCATCCAG GTCCTACGGAACATGGTGCACTGTGCAGATCTCAGCAACCCCACCAAGCCGCTGGAGCTGTACCGCCAGTGGACTGACCGCATCATGGCCGAGTTCTTCCAGCAGGGCGACCGTGAACGCGAACGTGGCATGGAGATCAGCCCCATGTGCGACAAGCACACGGCCTCGGTGGAGAAGTCTCAG gTGGGTTTCATCGACTACATTGTACACCCGCTGTGGGAGACGTGGGCTGACTTGGTTCACCCAGATGCCCAAGAGATCCTGGACACTTTGGAGGACAACCGGGACTGGTACTACAGCGCCATTCGGCAGAGCCCATCGCCACCACCTGAGGAGGAGCCCGGGGGACCAGGCCACCCCCCTCCACTGGATAAGTTCCAGTTTGAGCTGAcgctggaggaggaagaagaggaggaggtgtCCACTGCCCCAGGTGCAACTGAAGTGCAGGAATTGTCCACCGCCCAGGATGTGTTCCCAGCTGAGGAACCGTTGGAGGTCGATGGCCAGGACCAGTCTACGGAGGTGGAGGTAGAGGAAATGTACTTGACCCAGCAAGCAGACTCAGCAGATAGTGTGGCTAAGGGTCAGGACGCGTCCACGCCCCCAGATGCATCTGTAGGCTGCAGCAGCCCCCCTGCCCTGTCTCCTGAGAGCCTCCCTCTGCCTGTCTTGAGGACCCCGCCCCCTCCAGAGGAGGACCCGGGCCTTCTGGGCCTCCCCTCCACGGCGGCCGAGGTGGGGGCCCAAAAAGAGGATCAGGCTGCCAAAAGGGCGTGCTGTGCCTGCACAGGAACATCGGGCGAGGATCCATCCACACTCCCAGCTCCTGGAGGGTGGGGGTCAGCTGGAGGCCCTACCTGA
- the PDE4A gene encoding 3',5'-cyclic-AMP phosphodiesterase 4A isoform X2 → MARPRGLGRIPELQLEVFPAAAAAATEDEAFLPEPPAPRAPRRPRSPPSSPVFFASPSPTFRRRLRLLRGFQDFGRQAWAGLEAENGPTPSPGRSPLDSQASPGLVLHAGAATSQRRESFLYRSDSDYDMSPKTMSRNSSVTSEAHAEDLIVTPFAQVLASLRSVRSNFSLLTNVPIPSNKRSPLGGPTPVCKATLSEETCQQLARETLEELDWCLEQLETMQTYRSVSEMASHKFKRMLNRELTHLSEMSRSGNQVSEYISTTFLDKQNEVEIPSPAMKDREKQQVPRQRPSQQPPPPGPRFQPMSQITGVKKLMRSSSLNDSSIPRFGVKTDQEELLAQELENLNKWGLNIFCVSDYAGGRSLSCIMYTIFQERDLLKKFRIPVDTMVTYMLTLEDHYHPDVAYHNSLHAADVLQSTHVLLATPALDAVFTDLEILAALFAASIHDVDHPGVSNQFLINTNSELALMYNDESVLENHHLAVGFKLLQEDNCDIFQNLSKRQRQSLRKMVIDMVLATDMSKHMTLLADLKTMVETKKVTSSGVLLLDNYADRIQVLRNMVHCADLSNPTKPLELYRQWTDRIMAEFFQQGDRERERGMEISPMCDKHTASVEKSQVGFIDYIVHPLWETWADLVHPDAQEILDTLEDNRDWYYSAIRQSPSPPPEEEPGGPGHPPPLDKFQFELTLEEEEEEEVSTAPGATEVQELSTAQDVFPAEEPLEVDGQDQSTEVEVEEMYLTQQADSADSVAKGQDASTPPDASVGCSSPPALSPESLPLPVLRTPPPPEEDPGLLGLPSTAAEVGAQKEDQAAKRACCACTGTSGEDPSTLPAPGGWGSAGGPT, encoded by the exons ATGGCGCGGCCGCGCGGCCTGGGCCGCATACCCGAACTGCAGCTGGAGGTCTtcccggcggcggcagcggcggccaCCGAGGACGAGGCGTTCCTACCCGAGCCCCCGGCCCCGCGCGCGCCCCGCCGCCCACGATCGCCACCTTCCTCGCCTGTCTTCTTTGCCAGCCCGTCCCCAACTTTCCGCAGGCGCCTTCGGCTTCTCCGCGGCTTTCAGGATTTCGGTCGCCAGGCGTGGGCCGG CTTGGAGGCGGAGAATGGGCCGACGCCATCGCCAGGCCGCAGCCCCCTGGACTCGCAGGCGAGCCCGGGCCTCGTGCTACACGCTGGGGCGGCCACCAGCCAGCGCCGAGAATCCTTTCTTTACCGCTCAGACAGCGACTATGACATGTCACCCAAGACCATGTCCCGGAACTCGTCGGTCACCAGCGAGGC GCACGCAGAGGACCTCATCGTGACACCATTCGCCCAG GTGCTGGCCAGTCTCCGGAGCGTTCGCAGCAACTTCTCCCTCCTGACCAATGTACCCATTCCCAGCAACAA GCGGTCCCCGCTGGGCGGCCCAACCCCCGTCTGCAAGGCCACACTATCAG AAGAGACGTGTCAGCAGTTGGCCCGGGAGACGCTGGAGGAGCTCGACTGGTGTCTGGAGCAGCTGGAGACCATGCAGACCTACCGGTCTGTCAGCGAGATGGCGTCCCACAAG TTCAAGAGGATGCTAAACCGTGAACTCACACACCTGTCAGAGATGAGCAGGTCAGGAAACCAGGTCTCTGAGTACATCTCCACCACATTCCTAG ACAAGCAGAATGAAGTGGAGATCCCATCACCCGCAATGAAGGATCGAGAAAAACAGCAAGTGCCACGGCAGAGACCTTCCCAGCAGCCTCCGCCGCCTGGGCCACGGTTCCAGCCGATGTCTCAGATCACCGGGGTGAAGAAGCTGATGCGTAGCAGCAGCCTGAACGATTCCAGCATCCCCCGCTTTGGGGTGAAGACCGATCAAGAGGAACTCCTGGCCCAA gaattggaaaatctgaacaagtGGGGCCTGAACATCTTTTGCGTGTCGGACTATGCGGGGGGCCGTTCCCTCAGCTGCATCATGTACACGATATTCCAG GAGCGGGACCTGCTGAAAAAGTTCCGCATCCCGGTGGACACGATGGTGACATACATGCTGACCCTGGAGGACCACTACCACCCCGATGTGGCCTACCACAACAGCCTGCACGCGGCTGACGTGCTGCAGTCCACCCACGTGCTGCTGGCCACACCTGCGCTGGAT gccGTGTTCACGGACCTGGAGATTCTCGCCGCCCTCTTCGCAGCTTCCATCCATGATGTGGACCACCCTGGTGTCTCCAACCAGTTCCTCATCAACACCA ATTCTGAACTGGCGCTCATGTACAACGACGAGTCGGTGCTGGAGAATCACCACCTGGCCGTGGGCTTCAAGCTGCTGCAGGAAGACAACTGCGACATTTTCCAGAACCTCAGCAAGCGCCAGCGGCAAAGCCTGCGCAAGATGGTCATCGACATG GTGCTGGCCACGGACATGTCCAAGCACATGACCCTCCTGGCTGACCTGAAGACCATGGTGGAGACCAAGAAAGTGACCAGCTCGGGGGTGCTCTTGCTGGATAACTATGCCGACCGCATCCAG GTCCTACGGAACATGGTGCACTGTGCAGATCTCAGCAACCCCACCAAGCCGCTGGAGCTGTACCGCCAGTGGACTGACCGCATCATGGCCGAGTTCTTCCAGCAGGGCGACCGTGAACGCGAACGTGGCATGGAGATCAGCCCCATGTGCGACAAGCACACGGCCTCGGTGGAGAAGTCTCAG gTGGGTTTCATCGACTACATTGTACACCCGCTGTGGGAGACGTGGGCTGACTTGGTTCACCCAGATGCCCAAGAGATCCTGGACACTTTGGAGGACAACCGGGACTGGTACTACAGCGCCATTCGGCAGAGCCCATCGCCACCACCTGAGGAGGAGCCCGGGGGACCAGGCCACCCCCCTCCACTGGATAAGTTCCAGTTTGAGCTGAcgctggaggaggaagaagaggaggaggtgtCCACTGCCCCAGGTGCAACTGAAGTGCAGGAATTGTCCACCGCCCAGGATGTGTTCCCAGCTGAGGAACCGTTGGAGGTCGATGGCCAGGACCAGTCTACGGAGGTGGAGGTAGAGGAAATGTACTTGACCCAGCAAGCAGACTCAGCAGATAGTGTGGCTAAGGGTCAGGACGCGTCCACGCCCCCAGATGCATCTGTAGGCTGCAGCAGCCCCCCTGCCCTGTCTCCTGAGAGCCTCCCTCTGCCTGTCTTGAGGACCCCGCCCCCTCCAGAGGAGGACCCGGGCCTTCTGGGCCTCCCCTCCACGGCGGCCGAGGTGGGGGCCCAAAAAGAGGATCAGGCTGCCAAAAGGGCGTGCTGTGCCTGCACAGGAACATCGGGCGAGGATCCATCCACACTCCCAGCTCCTGGAGGGTGGGGGTCAGCTGGAGGCCCTACCTGA